The Sinomicrobium kalidii genome contains a region encoding:
- a CDS encoding SusC/RagA family TonB-linked outer membrane protein: MTVKITRVLLFFSLLLTQTVSAQQRTISGVVKDADGLILPGVNIVVSGTGRGVQTDFDGMYTIRAATGDVLVFSYVGMQKQSITVGTSNQLDVMMQPGNELDEVIVVAYGNQTKKSLVGSVSSLDSENIEAQQLTSVTQALQGTVPGVNVITSGGQPGSNPTIRIRGISSINANAGPLYVVDGVPFNGNLNSISPDQIESMNVLKDASSTALYGSRGANGVILITTKRGKFNSNLQVTATAVTGFSSPAVDLHEAEGAESYLRHFWEARRNTFQYVDGQSAEQAGQNAANGIIADLGYNPYNVAQPIDAEGNIVPGAELLWDTDWKDALLNKTSLRNEYTLGIGGGSNKSKYFVSINYLNQEGAMRNSDFERISTRVNLDSKLKDWLTLGLNTAITTSKSNNPTQSGNAMGNPIGWSYNVASVFPIYRRDATGAYVLDATGAKIYDYGNNGNDLNGSRPINGNYNAVGMLFDDKHIDKNTTIIANGFIDVKFTDFLAFKTNIAYQHFLYNGYSYSNPYGGFGRDLGGRVIQNRNITTTLNVNNNLSFNKTFGDHTINANAIFETYQYKFDPLGATGTDFLANISVLNGAATPTNVSGYVGEERLTSYLGRIGYNYRDKYFIEGSFRRDGSTKFATNQRWGNFYSIGGSWIISDENFLKDSGAVNLLKLRASYGELGNNSGFGLFPYLQGYNTGVSNLENKGVLLGGITDPDLTWETTAITDIGLDFGFLDNRLQGTIGYFNKESIDLIFAKPLPGSTGNTSITTNIGSLRNYGIEFNLDADIIRADKLTWSAGINFTRVNNEVTELTQESVIRGNKRLEVGRSIFDFYIREWAGVDPEDGYGMWYQDVLDDNGEPTGERVTTKTFSDAGRYYSGSSLPDVTGGFNTSLKFGNFDFNTLFIFSYGGQIYDSNYAGLSAGYKAVGNPNGVNIAADRWQQPGDITDVPLYLTASNQFNGASTRFLFDNDYIRMRAITLGYSLPESTLNTIFINNVRFYLRGDNLFTWQSHKGIDPEQDLAGSTNFRSPQLKTISIGVNLKF; the protein is encoded by the coding sequence ATGACGGTAAAAATTACAAGGGTCTTATTGTTTTTTAGCCTCTTACTGACACAAACTGTCAGTGCTCAACAGCGAACAATTAGTGGAGTGGTAAAAGATGCTGACGGTTTGATACTCCCCGGGGTAAATATTGTTGTTAGCGGAACGGGTAGAGGAGTTCAAACAGATTTTGACGGAATGTATACTATTCGTGCGGCAACAGGAGATGTTTTGGTGTTCTCCTATGTGGGTATGCAGAAGCAAAGTATTACCGTAGGAACTTCAAATCAGCTTGATGTTATGATGCAGCCCGGAAATGAGCTGGATGAAGTTATAGTTGTTGCTTATGGCAATCAGACTAAAAAATCATTAGTGGGTTCTGTTTCTTCTCTCGATTCTGAAAATATAGAGGCACAGCAATTGACTTCAGTAACACAGGCTCTTCAAGGTACTGTACCCGGGGTAAATGTCATTACTTCCGGAGGGCAGCCGGGAAGTAATCCCACGATAAGGATACGCGGTATTTCTTCAATTAATGCAAATGCCGGCCCATTATATGTGGTAGATGGAGTTCCCTTTAACGGAAACCTGAATTCCATAAGTCCTGACCAGATAGAGTCTATGAACGTTTTAAAAGATGCCTCTTCTACGGCACTATACGGTTCCAGAGGTGCTAACGGGGTGATTTTAATCACTACAAAAAGAGGGAAATTCAACTCGAATCTGCAGGTAACCGCTACGGCGGTAACCGGGTTCTCTTCCCCGGCAGTTGATTTACACGAAGCAGAAGGTGCCGAAAGTTATCTGCGCCATTTCTGGGAAGCCAGACGTAATACATTTCAATACGTAGACGGGCAATCTGCAGAACAGGCCGGTCAAAATGCGGCTAACGGTATCATAGCTGATTTGGGTTACAATCCCTATAATGTGGCACAACCCATCGATGCTGAAGGTAATATTGTTCCGGGAGCGGAACTGCTTTGGGATACTGACTGGAAGGATGCATTGCTGAATAAAACGTCATTGCGTAATGAGTATACATTGGGAATAGGCGGAGGGAGTAACAAGTCCAAATACTTCGTGTCCATCAATTATCTGAATCAGGAAGGAGCTATGAGAAATTCGGATTTTGAACGTATATCTACCCGTGTTAACCTTGACAGCAAATTAAAGGACTGGTTGACTCTTGGGCTTAATACTGCAATAACAACTTCAAAATCCAATAACCCGACTCAGTCCGGGAATGCCATGGGCAATCCGATAGGGTGGTCTTACAATGTTGCTTCCGTTTTTCCGATTTACAGAAGAGATGCTACAGGGGCTTATGTATTGGATGCCACAGGTGCCAAAATCTATGACTATGGTAATAATGGCAATGATTTAAACGGTTCAAGGCCGATTAATGGAAATTATAACGCTGTAGGCATGTTGTTTGACGATAAGCATATTGATAAGAACACCACCATCATTGCAAATGGTTTCATCGATGTAAAGTTTACGGATTTTTTAGCATTTAAAACGAATATAGCATATCAGCATTTTCTTTATAACGGCTATAGTTATTCAAACCCGTATGGCGGTTTCGGTAGAGATTTGGGCGGACGAGTAATTCAGAACAGAAACATTACAACGACACTTAATGTTAATAACAATTTATCATTCAATAAAACATTTGGCGATCATACCATTAATGCCAATGCTATTTTTGAGACCTACCAATATAAGTTCGACCCTTTAGGAGCAACAGGTACAGATTTTTTAGCAAATATTTCCGTGCTTAACGGAGCTGCAACTCCAACGAATGTCAGCGGGTATGTTGGTGAGGAACGATTGACTTCATATTTGGGCAGGATAGGTTATAACTACAGGGATAAATATTTTATCGAAGGCTCATTCCGCCGGGATGGTTCTACAAAATTTGCAACAAATCAAAGATGGGGTAATTTTTATTCTATTGGCGGGTCCTGGATTATATCTGATGAAAATTTCCTGAAGGACAGTGGCGCCGTTAATTTGTTAAAATTAAGGGCATCTTACGGAGAGCTGGGCAATAACAGTGGTTTTGGTCTTTTTCCTTACCTGCAGGGGTATAACACGGGAGTTAGTAATTTAGAAAACAAAGGTGTGCTCCTCGGAGGGATTACAGACCCCGATCTTACATGGGAAACCACGGCTATTACAGACATAGGTCTGGATTTCGGATTTCTCGACAACAGGCTGCAGGGCACCATAGGTTATTTCAATAAAGAATCTATAGACTTAATTTTCGCCAAACCTTTACCCGGATCTACAGGGAACACAAGTATCACCACAAATATTGGTTCTCTCAGAAATTATGGGATAGAGTTCAATTTGGATGCCGATATAATCAGAGCCGATAAATTAACCTGGTCTGCCGGGATTAACTTCACCCGGGTTAACAATGAAGTTACGGAACTTACTCAGGAATCGGTTATCAGAGGAAATAAAAGATTGGAAGTGGGAAGGTCGATTTTTGACTTCTATATCCGGGAATGGGCCGGTGTAGACCCGGAAGACGGTTATGGTATGTGGTATCAGGATGTTTTGGACGATAACGGAGAGCCAACCGGTGAACGGGTGACAACTAAAACTTTTAGTGATGCCGGCAGATATTACTCAGGGTCTTCCCTGCCGGACGTTACAGGCGGTTTTAATACCAGCTTAAAATTCGGGAATTTTGATTTCAATACACTATTCATTTTTTCTTACGGAGGGCAGATATACGATTCCAATTATGCGGGACTTAGCGCAGGTTATAAGGCTGTGGGTAACCCCAATGGTGTAAATATAGCTGCCGATAGGTGGCAGCAGCCGGGAGATATTACAGATGTTCCGTTGTATTTAACGGCGTCTAACCAATTTAACGGTGCGTCGACCAGGTTCCTGTTTGATAACGACTACATTAGAATGAGAGCGATAACATTAGGATACTCCCTACCGGAATCTACGTTAAATACCATTTTCATAAACAATGTCAGGTTTTATTTACGCGGAGATAACTTGTTTACCTGGCAGAGCCACAAGGGTATAGACCCGGAGCAGGATTTAGCCGGATCAACAAATTTTAGATCCCCACAGTTAAAAACAATAAGCATTGGTGTTAACCTTAAATTTTAA
- a CDS encoding zinc-dependent metalloprotease, with product MDHNINKKKVASKSFRKIVIITTVIGLIVLTTFGLSTDQRKKEDASPSAQEYSEVLGDDVMDCSFAQVCGDGYTPTPVEYNDNTSSGIYQNNPFAEDYYSTSSEKIVELYVVADNSVYNNFNDETATRDYIENVLIKQVADIYASEKVNISIGGMDVWDTPDPFTGNKVSEMLQSFTSYLENNNPDYNGNIAVLLTSRKNAGVASRAGSGICKRLNGSNRPKYERALVAGGVDPDDTVRLPDWSNGVHILAHELGHSLGSPHTQGCFWNGNNTAIDGCKETEALNNDPCSRPPVPEYNKGTIMSYCKITKCSDVGVNFSLALGPQPGNHIRKTVAFSGSNCSLPDTEVNDYSITIDHPLNSYDVNSENVYRASQNIDVTSTVDGNAYVTISAGEVNFGPGFEMTADKGKLHAYIGNYQLASSGPVMAEIIPSTTEKRLHNPHLYPNPANNLLYFNAEKQIFEWHIINSSGQQLTALSGDPENGVSVSALPRGIYFFIARFEDGSSTTEKFIKR from the coding sequence ATGGATCACAATATAAACAAAAAGAAAGTGGCCAGTAAGTCTTTTCGTAAGATAGTTATAATCACTACAGTTATTGGATTGATTGTTCTGACTACTTTCGGACTTTCTACGGATCAACGGAAAAAAGAAGACGCAAGTCCTTCGGCTCAGGAATATTCAGAAGTTTTGGGCGATGATGTTATGGACTGTTCCTTTGCCCAGGTATGTGGTGACGGATATACCCCTACACCGGTAGAATACAATGACAACACCTCAAGTGGCATCTATCAAAATAACCCTTTTGCAGAAGACTATTACAGTACGTCTTCAGAAAAAATTGTAGAACTATACGTAGTTGCAGACAATTCTGTGTATAATAATTTTAATGACGAAACAGCAACGAGGGACTATATTGAAAACGTCCTCATTAAGCAGGTTGCGGACATCTACGCTTCAGAAAAAGTGAACATCAGCATAGGAGGGATGGATGTTTGGGACACTCCTGATCCCTTTACGGGGAATAAGGTGAGTGAAATGTTACAAAGCTTTACCAGTTACCTGGAGAATAACAACCCCGATTATAATGGCAATATAGCCGTTTTACTGACATCAAGAAAAAATGCAGGGGTAGCCAGCAGGGCCGGAAGTGGCATATGTAAACGGCTAAATGGAAGTAATCGCCCCAAATATGAAAGAGCTTTGGTTGCGGGAGGTGTTGACCCTGATGACACCGTGAGATTACCGGACTGGTCTAACGGAGTCCATATATTGGCCCATGAACTGGGACACAGTTTGGGTTCTCCTCATACGCAAGGCTGCTTTTGGAACGGAAATAATACAGCCATAGACGGCTGCAAGGAAACGGAAGCACTAAATAATGATCCCTGCTCAAGGCCACCGGTTCCCGAATATAATAAAGGGACGATAATGAGTTACTGCAAAATTACCAAATGCAGTGATGTGGGTGTTAATTTTAGCCTCGCCTTAGGGCCGCAGCCGGGAAATCATATAAGAAAAACCGTAGCTTTTTCCGGTAGCAACTGTAGTTTGCCTGATACAGAGGTCAATGATTATTCCATAACCATAGACCATCCCCTAAACAGCTATGATGTAAACAGCGAAAATGTATATAGGGCATCTCAGAATATCGATGTAACCTCGACAGTCGATGGCAACGCCTATGTTACGATAAGCGCCGGAGAGGTGAATTTTGGCCCGGGCTTTGAAATGACGGCCGATAAGGGGAAACTTCACGCTTATATAGGTAATTACCAATTAGCTTCTTCCGGTCCGGTGATGGCAGAAATCATTCCCTCCACAACCGAAAAGCGATTACACAATCCTCACCTTTATCCCAATCCTGCCAATAACCTCCTGTATTTCAATGCGGAAAAGCAGATTTTCGAGTGGCATATTATCAACTCAAGCGGGCAACAGCTTACAGCACTTTCCGGAGATCCCGAAAATGGTGTTTCTGTATCGGCCCTGCCCCGGGGCATTTACTTTTTTATCGCCCGGTTTGAGGATGGCAGCAGCACGACTGAAAAATTTATTAAACGATGA
- a CDS encoding tetratricopeptide repeat protein yields MNAQDYSSKEIDSLIQSGSRNFKVQGRYDKVIKWNIRFIEISKKQNYTEGEILGYINVGNALWIIGKYEESIEFLNIAETKSKKINNPFLRGKIYQEYAQTYNSMGLYHQALKNNTIALKYIKNIRDATRKRKVLSYMYGSRSVFLRNLNLPDSSLVYLYKSVKIRPKPVNLSNLADHYLYYAEERDLDSTAYYLKRAFSIVENDNATIYEKAVVNQVFGSYCSEIKDYETAIVHYNKALEFAKAINVPYVYINTYESLIGIYGILQNKKMELLYRQKHKVFNDSIHKLKNNAINASLNILLEQKEREHVSSHKRLYNILGLITFSLILILTVLFFRNRRKNELIVNRERENVLLKKKMNQAFDEVVKLAKNNDPAFTRKFQEVYLEFSEKLLKIKPALTPSEFTLCAYIWLNFSSKEIARYTFVTHKTVQVKKYRLRKKLSIPTHVDLYCFFKTLNDGN; encoded by the coding sequence TTGAACGCTCAGGATTATTCTTCTAAAGAAATTGACAGCCTGATACAAAGTGGAAGCCGGAATTTTAAGGTGCAGGGGAGGTATGATAAAGTTATTAAATGGAATATCCGGTTTATTGAAATTTCAAAAAAGCAAAACTATACCGAAGGAGAAATACTGGGCTACATCAATGTTGGAAATGCTCTTTGGATCATTGGAAAATATGAGGAAAGCATTGAATTTTTAAATATAGCCGAAACCAAATCGAAAAAGATCAATAATCCGTTTTTAAGAGGGAAAATCTATCAGGAATACGCACAGACTTACAATAGTATGGGGTTGTATCACCAGGCTTTGAAAAACAATACCATAGCCTTGAAATATATTAAAAACATACGAGATGCCACCCGAAAAAGAAAGGTTCTGTCATACATGTACGGGAGCAGAAGCGTTTTTTTGCGTAACCTAAATCTTCCGGACTCGTCTCTTGTCTATCTTTACAAATCTGTAAAAATAAGGCCTAAACCCGTCAATCTCTCCAATCTGGCCGATCATTATCTGTACTATGCGGAAGAAAGAGACCTGGATTCAACAGCATATTACCTGAAAAGAGCGTTCTCCATAGTAGAGAATGACAATGCAACCATTTATGAAAAAGCAGTCGTGAACCAGGTATTCGGCAGTTACTGTTCGGAAATTAAAGATTACGAAACAGCTATTGTCCATTATAATAAGGCGCTGGAGTTTGCAAAAGCTATTAATGTACCCTATGTGTATATAAATACTTATGAATCATTGATCGGTATATATGGCATTTTACAAAACAAGAAAATGGAACTCTTGTACAGACAGAAACACAAGGTTTTTAACGACAGTATACACAAATTAAAAAATAACGCTATTAATGCTTCTCTTAACATATTGCTGGAACAAAAGGAAAGGGAACATGTATCGTCTCATAAAAGGCTCTACAACATCCTCGGATTGATAACATTCTCCCTTATTCTCATACTTACCGTATTGTTTTTTAGAAACCGGAGAAAAAATGAGTTAATAGTAAATAGGGAAAGAGAAAATGTATTACTGAAAAAGAAAATGAACCAGGCCTTTGATGAGGTGGTAAAGTTAGCAAAGAACAACGATCCCGCATTTACCAGAAAGTTTCAGGAAGTATACCTCGAATTTTCAGAAAAACTGTTAAAGATAAAGCCGGCCCTGACTCCCTCGGAATTTACTTTATGTGCCTACATCTGGTTAAATTTTTCTTCAAAAGAAATTGCAAGATATACTTTCGTCACCCACAAAACAGTTCAGGTAAAAAAATACAGGCTCCGAAAAAAGCTCAGTATACCGACCCATGTAGATCTATATTGCTTTTTTAAGACTTTAAATGATGGCAACTAA
- a CDS encoding sulfatase encodes MRTTIFCIAYSLFLTGCQSPATKKDEPPKGPNILLLSIDDLRPELGCYGNEEIRTPNIDALASVSMTMLNTHCQSAVCAPSRASTMLGYRPDSTRVWYLGDEFRKIDPDAVTMPQYFHKAGYHTVNIGKIFHNFMPDSISWDEPDLRPYPYNTEPHRYRDGETYWYTAESKAIQEATRNKLLEKVDSPHELYADGWNRGPAMEIADLPDSIYYDDKQTTLALETLKRIKDKKQPFFMGLGYYRPHLPFVVPKKYWDLYPEGSVSSPPNPKLPENVPVMAADSNYELRFYHNPHKIGRPEDAPLPEQYTDSLRRGYYASVSFIDAQVGRLIEGLKAMDLYDNTIIVLWGDHGWKLGDHNGWGKQTNFRIDTHTPLIIKPSNQKQGKKITALSELVDIFPTVCDLAEVEKAGYFQGTSLAPLFENPDLPWKDAVFSQFRRRSRMSKDGQEYMGYSMQTGRYHYVEWYTWDNETKTRGDFAAAELYDHKTDLYETENIAGYPENTALVEKLSEKLAEGWRAARPTL; translated from the coding sequence ATGAGAACGACTATTTTTTGTATTGCGTATTCCCTGTTTTTAACAGGGTGCCAGTCACCGGCAACTAAAAAGGACGAACCGCCAAAGGGGCCGAATATACTGCTCTTATCGATAGATGACCTAAGACCGGAACTCGGGTGTTATGGGAACGAGGAAATAAGAACCCCGAACATCGATGCCCTGGCTTCCGTTTCCATGACCATGCTGAACACGCATTGCCAGTCGGCGGTCTGCGCCCCCTCCAGGGCAAGTACCATGCTGGGCTACAGGCCCGATTCTACCCGGGTCTGGTATTTGGGGGACGAGTTCAGAAAGATTGACCCGGATGCGGTGACCATGCCCCAGTACTTTCATAAGGCAGGATACCACACAGTGAACATAGGGAAGATCTTCCACAATTTTATGCCCGACTCCATCTCGTGGGATGAGCCCGATCTGCGGCCTTACCCCTATAATACGGAACCTCATCGCTACAGGGATGGCGAAACGTATTGGTATACGGCGGAGTCTAAAGCCATACAGGAAGCGACGAGAAACAAACTACTGGAAAAGGTCGATAGCCCGCATGAACTCTATGCCGATGGATGGAACCGCGGTCCGGCCATGGAGATCGCAGACCTCCCCGATTCGATCTATTATGATGACAAACAAACTACCCTGGCCCTGGAAACGCTGAAAAGGATAAAAGATAAAAAACAACCTTTTTTTATGGGACTCGGATATTACAGGCCCCACCTTCCCTTTGTAGTTCCCAAAAAATACTGGGACCTGTACCCGGAAGGATCCGTTTCTTCCCCTCCCAATCCGAAGCTACCCGAAAACGTCCCGGTGATGGCTGCCGACTCCAACTACGAACTGCGGTTTTACCATAACCCGCACAAAATCGGCAGGCCCGAAGATGCTCCCTTGCCGGAACAATATACCGATAGCCTCCGAAGGGGATATTATGCCAGTGTTTCTTTTATCGATGCACAGGTAGGCCGGTTGATAGAAGGGTTGAAAGCTATGGACCTTTACGATAATACTATTATTGTGCTCTGGGGTGACCACGGATGGAAACTGGGAGATCATAACGGTTGGGGAAAACAGACCAACTTCCGCATCGATACCCACACCCCCCTGATTATAAAACCATCGAATCAAAAGCAGGGAAAAAAAATAACAGCCTTGTCCGAGCTTGTCGACATCTTCCCCACAGTATGTGATCTGGCGGAAGTGGAAAAGGCCGGGTATTTCCAGGGGACCAGTCTCGCTCCCCTGTTTGAAAATCCCGACCTCCCCTGGAAAGATGCTGTTTTCAGCCAGTTTAGAAGAAGGTCACGGATGTCTAAGGACGGACAGGAATACATGGGCTATTCCATGCAGACCGGGAGATATCATTATGTAGAGTGGTATACCTGGGATAATGAAACCAAAACAAGGGGGGATTTTGCAGCGGCAGAACTTTACGACCACAAAACAGACCTGTATGAGACCGAAAATATTGCAGGATACCCGGAAAATACAGCATTAGTAGAAAAGCTTTCCGAAAAATTGGCAGAAGGCTGGAGAGCTGCCCGACCCACATTATAA
- a CDS encoding RagB/SusD family nutrient uptake outer membrane protein has protein sequence MKKLSTFRIYTFVILITLTGCSTDFLDEPQPTQQVSEGVVFGSTDGVEAFISGIIREGRGRFAGQANSNIASFYTSRIWKGDDMMFLGTGFWRIDYDYTGRTADNYRPRFIWNFCYHMINQINNLINGVEAFDALSDSEKAYYSAKGKALRGYYYFQLALEFSKAYSVDPSFPAGPIYTALTTEGKSMRTCAEMYELIVDDLTFAVDNLTSDRLGKSYVNKQVAAGILARVYLTMENWSGAEEMANLAYNNDLAGSFAPELYGDGFIDINNPEWIWGYDQTPDQWVSAHTPAAWTDILGSGLAPYKVGYMNVNFTNLFSATDVRNLFVINNTNVNNVRHMTTTKFLFDKENLDYPILRKPEMVLTEAEAKFRQGDEDGAHDLLFYVQQNRDPDAVKSTNTGSDLEEEILLERRKELYGEIGVEWFDAKRLQRGITRTSNHLIALTIVPNDIQFVMQVPESETDANENIDASVNDNR, from the coding sequence ATGAAAAAGTTGTCAACTTTCAGAATATATACGTTTGTCATATTAATAACCTTGACAGGTTGTTCTACAGATTTTTTAGACGAACCCCAGCCCACACAACAAGTTTCCGAAGGAGTAGTATTTGGTTCCACAGACGGGGTAGAGGCATTTATATCCGGTATTATACGGGAAGGTAGAGGGCGTTTTGCAGGGCAGGCAAATTCAAATATTGCGTCCTTTTATACGTCGAGAATTTGGAAAGGGGATGACATGATGTTTTTAGGCACCGGATTTTGGAGAATAGATTATGATTATACCGGCAGAACGGCTGATAATTACAGGCCGAGGTTTATTTGGAACTTCTGTTATCATATGATTAACCAAATTAATAACCTTATTAACGGTGTTGAAGCTTTCGACGCTTTGTCCGATAGTGAAAAAGCTTATTATTCCGCTAAGGGAAAAGCCTTACGGGGGTATTATTATTTTCAACTGGCCCTGGAGTTTTCAAAAGCCTACTCGGTCGATCCTTCCTTTCCCGCAGGCCCGATCTATACAGCACTTACTACAGAAGGAAAATCAATGCGTACTTGTGCAGAAATGTATGAATTAATTGTCGACGATTTAACCTTTGCCGTCGATAATTTAACTTCAGATCGCCTGGGTAAATCGTATGTCAATAAACAGGTAGCCGCAGGTATTCTGGCCAGGGTGTACTTAACTATGGAAAACTGGTCCGGAGCAGAAGAGATGGCTAACCTGGCCTATAATAACGATTTGGCGGGCTCTTTTGCACCCGAACTTTATGGTGACGGGTTTATTGACATTAACAATCCGGAATGGATATGGGGGTACGACCAAACCCCCGATCAATGGGTTTCGGCACATACTCCGGCTGCGTGGACAGACATCCTGGGTTCGGGTTTAGCCCCCTATAAGGTAGGATACATGAATGTAAACTTTACAAATTTATTTTCTGCTACCGATGTGCGTAATCTTTTTGTAATCAATAATACAAATGTCAATAATGTGAGGCATATGACTACTACAAAATTCCTGTTCGATAAAGAGAACCTCGATTATCCAATTCTGAGAAAACCGGAAATGGTACTGACCGAAGCAGAGGCCAAATTCAGGCAAGGCGATGAAGACGGGGCTCACGACTTATTGTTTTATGTTCAGCAAAACAGGGACCCCGACGCCGTAAAATCGACTAATACGGGTTCTGACCTGGAAGAGGAGATCCTGTTAGAAAGGCGAAAAGAACTCTATGGAGAAATCGGTGTAGAATGGTTTGATGCCAAACGTCTGCAAAGAGGGATTACCAGAACATCAAATCACCTGATTGCACTTACTATAGTGCCCAACGATATACAGTTTGTTATGCAGGTTCCGGAGAGCGAGACCGATGCAAATGAAAATATCGACGCGTCTGTTAATGACAACCGTTAA